Proteins encoded within one genomic window of Rhodohalobacter sp. SW132:
- a CDS encoding response regulator transcription factor — translation MKKITVHIADGSEISRSGMVCLLEKSRKIDKIHTYPTANKLLKSYSCGTDSVCIISSSLSDLSLKDLMKKLQEINPSPAVIVVSGTSDIGHVNQALNCGVKGYITRQVTSNELEKTVLAVADGEQAFSRKVTKTIVTHYANKRDKPGKPMGDTITKREREVLSLIVQGLTSAEIAKRLYISPRTVETHRSNLMQKLGIKNTAGLVRYALQEGEDL, via the coding sequence ATGAAAAAAATTACCGTCCACATAGCAGATGGTTCTGAAATATCAAGAAGTGGAATGGTATGCCTGCTGGAAAAATCCAGGAAAATCGATAAGATTCACACCTACCCAACGGCTAATAAACTGCTCAAATCCTATTCATGCGGCACCGACAGTGTCTGCATAATTTCTTCCTCACTTTCCGACCTGAGCCTCAAAGACCTGATGAAAAAACTCCAGGAAATAAATCCATCACCTGCAGTAATTGTTGTTTCCGGCACTTCAGATATCGGCCATGTAAACCAGGCGCTGAATTGTGGTGTGAAGGGATACATCACACGACAGGTGACATCCAATGAACTTGAAAAAACGGTTTTAGCCGTTGCTGATGGCGAACAGGCTTTTAGCCGAAAAGTTACCAAAACGATTGTTACGCATTATGCGAACAAGAGGGATAAACCGGGAAAACCGATGGGCGATACAATCACCAAACGAGAACGGGAAGTTCTGTCGCTGATCGTACAGGGGCTGACAAGCGCTGAGATTGCGAAGCGGCTTTACATTAGTCCCCGGACGGTGGAGACACACCGCTCAAATCTTATGCAAAAACTTGGAATCAAAAATACTGCGGGCCTGGTCA